A DNA window from Vagococcus penaei contains the following coding sequences:
- a CDS encoding Ig-like domain-containing protein codes for MIKKLFFNSTCLKTACFISLLSVGTSVIGFDGTVHAEKKDITDSMLKENDNILYTVNAGTKDPTVIPNNEKLGILQSSMDQPYGEDAKTGFSWGIDQATKYAKGVRHGDDTNDVGLSYLYMADDVLFNKYDSILGYTFDVPQQKFTNMADNTYEVTVGFKHFWDNRLVNIMLEGQTVAADVELNNGQWESKTFVTEVTDGQLNVGIKSPRRDSSKQDPLINYIKVSTVKEKEKQSPYTAFTGVKGDLMYDTNGNKIQAHGGQIQKLTVDGVEKYYWIGEDKTYDYRPVGGIHMYSSTDLYNWTDEGVVLKTMEDDRQFETDDYFKTLYAEYSKEKQSDIFIDLDRNNTVMERPKMLYNEKTKKYVIWFHADGRFPGSDADYGKAKAGVAISDKPTGPFKLLGSYKLNYHNDPNGDYGFDGWNGRGSVRDMTLFKDDDQTAYVVYSSEGNKTTFVSKLSDDYTQLITSPDKAVEGKDFTRNFVNWSREAPAMFKYKKKYYIINSGLTGWAPNPAQYAVADHPMGPWTGMGDPSADWGGHTTYDTQSTNVIPVDPENGKYIYMGDRWQPWDLSESRYVWLPIEFLDQDRLAIRRAENWTLEELENKGLFDVTTDLVKTVQSPDDILPKLPKRVEITYGTKKQELEVEWELSNQLKSDIGVVKVKGKLKEINREFSHDVHVVKSDLVYFFDSGTKKSAFFESVKSQNPNLLNESTNQKFSEDNQAGYIGDSIFDNDTDYDLGVHEGKDLAETGWWANKGKSIDYRLFLKKGQYKLTTGYQEWWNAQRPMTVSIYKNKERLNESQITLNQDNKDVTNQQEFSMKADGFIDVVISKVGNEDPILSWLAVQSKDGSKVDAQGLQSLITNSETLIESNYQKEAWQQLHSIVEKAKAMLNDAAVTQAELDTMTMQLEQELVTIEQHKVSGQGTELTLNVKQLEILKIGKTRLLELSEVGSDTIFANQDINWAVQKPAIVEVDATNQLIAKKAGLTKVTATLDDGRTVSFIVRVTK; via the coding sequence ATGATAAAAAAGCTTTTTTTTAATTCTACTTGTTTAAAAACCGCCTGTTTTATTTCTTTATTATCAGTTGGTACATCAGTGATTGGCTTTGATGGTACTGTCCATGCAGAAAAGAAAGACATCACAGATAGTATGTTAAAAGAAAATGACAATATTTTATACACTGTTAATGCTGGAACTAAAGACCCAACCGTTATTCCTAACAATGAGAAATTGGGAATATTACAGTCAAGTATGGATCAACCATATGGAGAAGATGCTAAAACAGGTTTTTCTTGGGGAATTGATCAAGCAACAAAATATGCTAAAGGAGTCAGGCATGGAGATGATACCAATGACGTCGGATTAAGTTATCTTTATATGGCAGACGATGTGTTATTTAATAAATATGATAGTATACTTGGTTATACGTTTGATGTACCACAACAAAAATTTACTAATATGGCAGATAATACGTACGAAGTAACAGTTGGATTTAAACACTTTTGGGACAATCGACTCGTTAATATTATGTTAGAAGGGCAAACAGTAGCGGCTGATGTTGAATTAAATAATGGACAATGGGAAAGTAAGACATTTGTCACTGAAGTAACAGATGGCCAATTGAATGTAGGGATAAAAAGTCCACGCAGAGACAGTTCAAAACAAGATCCGTTAATTAATTATATTAAAGTTTCCACTGTTAAAGAAAAAGAAAAACAATCACCTTACACCGCTTTTACAGGTGTGAAAGGTGATTTGATGTACGATACAAATGGTAACAAAATTCAAGCTCATGGTGGACAAATCCAGAAATTGACAGTCGATGGTGTCGAAAAATACTATTGGATAGGCGAGGATAAAACTTACGATTATCGTCCAGTAGGTGGCATTCACATGTATTCTTCAACGGACTTATATAATTGGACTGATGAGGGTGTGGTTCTAAAAACTATGGAAGATGATAGACAATTTGAGACAGATGATTATTTTAAAACATTATATGCAGAGTATTCCAAAGAAAAACAATCAGATATTTTTATTGATTTAGACAGAAATAATACTGTGATGGAAAGACCCAAAATGCTTTATAATGAAAAAACTAAAAAATATGTCATTTGGTTTCATGCAGATGGTCGTTTTCCAGGTAGTGATGCCGATTATGGAAAAGCTAAAGCAGGTGTCGCTATTAGTGACAAGCCAACAGGACCATTCAAATTACTTGGCAGTTATAAATTAAATTATCATAATGATCCGAATGGTGATTATGGATTTGATGGATGGAATGGTCGGGGATCAGTTCGAGATATGACGTTGTTTAAAGATGATGATCAAACGGCCTATGTTGTTTATTCATCAGAAGGAAATAAAACGACGTTTGTATCAAAACTAAGTGATGATTATACTCAATTGATTACCTCTCCAGATAAAGCCGTTGAGGGCAAAGATTTTACTAGAAATTTTGTTAACTGGTCACGTGAAGCACCAGCAATGTTTAAATATAAGAAAAAGTATTACATAATTAACTCTGGTCTAACAGGGTGGGCGCCCAATCCTGCTCAATATGCTGTTGCAGATCATCCTATGGGACCGTGGACAGGTATGGGAGATCCATCAGCTGATTGGGGTGGACATACGACATATGACACTCAAAGTACGAATGTGATTCCAGTTGATCCGGAAAATGGAAAATATATTTATATGGGTGACAGATGGCAACCATGGGATTTAAGTGAATCTCGATATGTCTGGTTACCAATTGAATTCCTTGATCAAGATAGGTTAGCGATTAGACGTGCAGAAAATTGGACATTAGAAGAATTAGAGAACAAAGGATTATTCGATGTCACAACTGACTTAGTTAAAACTGTTCAATCACCAGATGATATACTACCGAAATTACCTAAGAGAGTGGAGATAACTTATGGAACGAAAAAGCAAGAGTTAGAAGTCGAATGGGAGCTATCGAATCAATTAAAATCAGATATTGGTGTTGTGAAAGTAAAAGGTAAATTAAAAGAAATTAATAGGGAGTTTAGTCACGATGTTCATGTGGTTAAAAGCGATTTAGTGTATTTCTTTGATAGTGGTACAAAAAAATCCGCCTTTTTTGAATCTGTAAAGAGTCAAAATCCAAACTTGTTAAATGAATCAACCAATCAAAAATTTAGTGAAGATAATCAAGCAGGTTACATAGGCGATTCTATTTTTGATAATGATACGGACTACGATTTAGGTGTTCACGAAGGCAAGGATTTAGCTGAAACTGGTTGGTGGGCTAATAAAGGGAAGTCAATTGATTATCGATTATTCCTTAAGAAAGGCCAATATAAGTTAACTACCGGTTACCAAGAATGGTGGAATGCTCAACGTCCAATGACCGTTAGTATCTACAAAAATAAAGAGCGATTAAACGAATCACAGATTACGTTAAATCAGGATAACAAAGACGTGACAAATCAACAAGAATTCTCAATGAAAGCAGATGGTTTTATTGATGTTGTGATTAGTAAAGTAGGTAATGAGGATCCAATTTTAAGTTGGCTGGCTGTACAAAGTAAAGATGGCTCTAAAGTTGATGCACAAGGTCTACAATCCTTAATTACTAATAGTGAGACTTTAATTGAATCGAATTATCAAAAAGAAGCTTGGCAACAGTTACACTCAATCGTTGAAAAAGCCAAAGCAATGCTTAATGATGCGGCAGTAACTCAAGCTGAATTGGACACGATGACTATGCAATTGGAACAGGAACTTGTTACAATTGAGCAGCATAAAGTTAGTGGACAAGGTACTGAGTTAACTCTAAATGTCAAACAACTAGAGATTTTAAAAATAGGAAAAACACGGCTATTAGAATTATCAGAAGTGGGAAGCGATACTATTTTTGCAAATCAAGACATCAATTGGGCAGTTCAAAAACCAGCGATTGTTGAAGTAGATGCTACAAATCAATTAATAGCTAAAAAAGCTGGTTTAACTAAAGTAACGGCAACGTTAGATGATGGTCGCACAGTTAGTTTCATTGTTAGAGTCACTAAGTAA